The following are encoded in a window of Choloepus didactylus isolate mChoDid1 chromosome 17, mChoDid1.pri, whole genome shotgun sequence genomic DNA:
- the OXER1 gene encoding oxoeicosanoid receptor 1, with product MSGLLWASISAPLGSADFSPRLGSEASHGGHSAPGGGRGWRWGAVGLPSACQQERWVFLSGCEDADENPRMLCHCGQPADSKRPFHRAPDTHAGVERLRRLLSGPRPRQPMEFQNLSSPAPSPPLPLSSSLSPSSPLPSSLSPSPPSSPSTFTVLGTPGDASGSCLLTSYPLVSTFLAPVLGVEFALGLVGNSLAFFIFCFHTRPWTSSTVFLVSLVIADFLLIINLPLRVDYYFRHEIWRFGAAACKINLFMMSTNRTASVVFLTAIALNRYLKVVRPHHALSRASVGAAARAAAGLWGGILLLNGHLLATTHSSNSCLSYSVGNKPSAALRWHQALYMLEFFLPLALILFAIVSIGLTIRRRSLGGKAGPQRAVRVLAAVVAVFAICFLPSIIFGTATMVASRLRACHALNICAWLFHGSLAFTYLNSVLDPVLYCFSSPNFLRQGRALLGLGRSWQGTGSDESSYQPSAWRREASRKADATMRVQVEGSLK from the coding sequence ATGTCAGGGCTTCTCTGGGCTTCCATCTCAGCCCCGCTGGGCAGCGCAGATTTCAGCCCCAGGCTGGGCTCGGAGGCCTCACATGGAGGTCACTCAGCGCCTGGGGGAGGAAGGGGGTGGCGATGGGGGGCTGTGGGGCTCCCCTCTGCCTGCCAGCAGGAGCGCTGGGTGTTTCTCAGTGGCTGCGAGGACGCTGATGAAAACCCCAGGATGTTGTGTCATTGTGGCCAGCCTGCTGACAGCAAGCGCCCATTCCACCGCGCTCCGGACACTCATGCTGGGGTAGAAAGGCTCCGGAGGCTTCTCTCAGGCCCACGGCCCCGTCAGCCCATGGAGTTTCAGAACCTGAGCTCTCCtgctccctctcctcctctccctctctcctcttctctctctccctcctcccctctcccttcctccctgtctccctctcccccctcttCTCCTTCCACCTTCACTGTGTTGGGGACCCCGGGAGATGCATCGGGTTCCTGCCTTCTGACATCTTACCCGCTGGTGTCTACTTTCCTGGCGCCTGTCCTGGGCGTGGAGTTCGCCCTGGGCCTGGTGGGGAACAGCTTAGCGTTCTTTATCTTCTGCTTCCACACGCGGCCCTGGACATCCAGCACCGTGTTCCTGGTCAGCCTGGTCATCGCCGACTTCCTCCTGATCATCAACCTGCCCCTGCGTGTGGATTACTACTTCCGTCACGAGATCTGGCGCTTCGGGGCCGCCGCCTGCAAGATCAATCTCTTCATGATGTCCACCAACCGCACAGCCAGCGTCGTCTTCCTCACGGCCATCGCGCTCAACCGCTACCTGAAGGTGGTGCGGCCCCACCACGCGCTGAGCCGAGCCTCGGTGGGGGCGGCTGCCCGGGCGGCCGCGGGACTCTGGGGGGGCATCCTGCTCCTCAATGGACACCTGCTTGCCACCACCCACTCCAGCAACTCCTGCCTCAGCTACAGCGTGGGCAACAAGCCCTCGGCCGCGCTCCGCTGGCACCAGGCCCTGTACATGCTGGAGTTCTTCCTGCCACTGGCCCTCATCCTCTTCGCCATCGTGAGCATCGGGCTCACCATCCGGCGCCGCAGCCTGGGTGGGAAGGCAGGCCCGCAGAGGGCCGTGCGCGTGCTGGCCGCCGTGGTGGCCGTCTTCGCCATCTGCTTCCTGCCGAGCATCATCTTTGGCACGGCCACCATGGTGGCCTCCCGGCTGCGGGCCTGTCACGCCCTCAACATCTGCGCGTGGCTGTTCCACGGCTCTCTGGCCTTCACGTACCTCAATAGCGTCCTGGACCCCGTGCTCTACTGCTTCTCCAGCCCCAACTTCCTCCGCCAGGGCCGGGCCCTGCTGGGCTTGGGCAGGAGCTGGCAGGGCACAGGGAGTGACGAGAGCTCCTACCAGCCCTCTGCCTGGCGCCGGGAGGCCTCCAGGAAGGCGGATGCTACGATGAGGGTGCAGGTGGAGGGCTCGCTGAAGTAA